ttcatttactaTTGATGTCTGtaacattcttttattttttttctaataaattctattataatAACATTCTTCATAATAATCGATTCAATTTGTGATGGAGGAACAATGTCTTCAAATTGTAGGACAATAAGATTATAGTATAAAGAGAAATGAAGTAAAAGAAAGATCTAAGGGTTGAGAAAGATTTAgtgaaaaagaatatatatattgagtttaGCCCAACTAAATAAATttcctaaaaaaaataaaaaataaaatctctcTCTAatcagatttttcttttttattatatggtaTCGGATTACTGGATGTTATTGAAAATTGCGGTGGCGTTGATAACGCAGAAGATGTCGGTAAGATAGGACAGAGATTGGTACCTGTTCAAAGCCTGGTGAGGTGTATATTAAATAGTAGGTTGCCATTGGCCAAAATGGTAAAAGGAGAATGCGAAGACCAACAACAGTGATGTCATTCAGACTCAGACATGGCGTGCCGAACCTTTCTTACAAAGTCTGAATTATAGTTGAGATAGGGAATCAATAAGAAGAGTCAACCATTTCTGTTTCCTTCTCCTTCAATCTCAATCTTAACATAATTCCCATCTTCATTCTGTGTTCAAGACAAGTTTTCTATTCTTCCCTTTTCATGCTTTCATTGCTCCCTTCACAGGTATCTTCATGTTCCCTCCACCTCCTTTTAATGGCAAAAAGGTTGCTTTTTTTACTTGGATATATGAGTGGTTGTACTTTTCTTTCTGAACTTCTTGATATATTGATGTTGGACGAGAATTATAATATTGGAAATAGAATAAAGTTCCAGTTTGATTCTCCTTTAAATTTTCCTCTCAGGTTTTCTTTCCTTACATTTTTGTGAGGATTCAAGGCTCAATATAAACGATAATCACTGTTAAATTTACATAAGAAAAGAAACCCAATTACAGTTATAATAATGACATTCAGTACTTAATTTGTCAGGTTTAAATTCAACTATTCTTTGAAAAGACATGGGCGGAGTTTGTTCAGGAGGGACTAAACACATAAATACCAAGTCTATACAGAAGGTTTCTAAGTTTTTTGAGAAGCAGAAGTTAGCCAAGGGCAGTGAGCAGATAGAGAATAATCGTGATTCAAATGCCAATGCACATGCTGTAGTGAAGAGGAGGCAGGGATACACTTTTTGCGAGCTTCCAATTCCATTTTCCAGAGAATTGCTGCCATCAACACCTGCTAAGATGGCTACTAAGGTATGTTTAGACGTAGTATGTTAGTTGAGTGTggttataatttgttattagttTTACAGATTTACTATATTAacagaaagggaaaaaaaaagaaggaagagCTTGACATATGAGTTTCAAATAACTACCTTGATAGTTTTTGGTTGTTCATTTTTTCTCGTTTTGCATTTGATTGAGTGATCACCTGAATATATGGGTGCCACTTTGCAAAATTTTGTACAAGAAAACAAGAGATGTAACACTGGACTGTAGCAAACTGAAATCTTGATcttaataattcaatattttcacatTAGGATTGTAGCGAGGTACTGTTGAATATGAATCCATCGTTATATGACACAGTCTCTATTCAGTCTATTCCCTTCTTTGCAATGTATCCAATATGCTACAAGGGCAGGGCCTCTTTGTCAATGGCTCTTCACTACTACATTCTTATTCGTTGTGAATCCGTGCATTAGTTTtggttttgataaaaaattattttcctatGGAATTTTTTCCCAATCATTTGAAGCTTTTTTACTTCATCATTTAAAGAAAGTTAGTCAATTTAGTTGATCTTGAAAGCGTTAGATGCACATCTACGTTaaagaagatatatatatttatttatgggcTGTTATGTCATTGCtatcaaatattttgttaatattatatcacCCCAAGTAGAAATTTTTGTATCCACTATTTGTCGTAACCAGCTATAGCTATCTCATGAAATAACAACAGTTCATGAAATGCTAGAATTTATTACTAGTCTGGAAATTTATAGGATATAAAATGTTTTTGCATTTGAACTATCTAGGACATGTAGGACAATTGAGAAGAATTATGAACTATATGCAAACTAGTGGTACTgatagaaaataaagaaatcccTTTTATTTGTCAATGATCAATTGTGTTACAATAGCTTTAAACATGattcaaaaccaaataaaatgtGCAGAATAACTTACGTTTGGATGTCATACTGTGTGTAAGCTTACTTTGGGAGTTCTATATTATCCTTTTAGAATGGATATTTATGTAGGGAATAAGGCATAAAAACCACATTGGGCTTGAACTTGGGGGTTGTTTATTTAGGAGAAATTAATTGCTCAGATAGTATTTGGCTTTACAACTCAAAACTTTTTGGTTTATATTGTGTCTTTGTAGGTTTACCAGAAGAACTCATTTCTGGGAAGAGCTGGCATCATCGGCCTGGAGAGGACCATAGATGTTCTAGACACTCTGGGAAGTAGCATGTCAACTTTGAATTCTAGGAGTGGGTTTGTCTCTGGCATTTCTTCTAGAGGAAGTAAAATATCCATATTGGCATTTGAAGTTGCCAATACAATATCAAAAGGTGCAAAATTGTTCCAATCTCTTGCAGAAAAAAATATACAGGTCTTGAAAAAAGAGATATTGCATTCAGAAGGAGTGCAACAACTAGTTTCCACAAATATGAAAGAGTTGCTAAGTATTGCTGCTGCTGACAAGAGGTTGTTTCCTTTTGAGAGTATATAATATTTGACTTTGTTTCAGTTTTTCTACTGGATAGTGCCTCGTGGAATTAGATGTTTTTGGTatttattacctttttttttgtgCATTTTCAGGGAGGAATTGGATGTTTTCTTGCAGGAAGTGATCAGATTTGGAAATCTTTGCAAGGACCCACAATGGCACAACCTGGATCGGTATTTTTCTAGGTCAGTTAGATATCTTCTGGTCAATTATTCTATAGCTGGATTGCTGCTGTTTGCTGACTATTGATTTTTCTTGATGTGATATCACCTTTTCAGTTTAGATTCAGAGAATATAAACCATAAACAGCTTAAAGTAGAGGCACAGTTGAGAATGCAAGAGTTAACTACTTTAGCACAGAATACTTCAGTGAGTTCTTCCTCTAATTAATTTGAACTTTGGTTTTGTATTTGCATGCAGCATCAAGTTATGATGCTTATGGGATGCTGCAATCTCTTGAATGATTGTGCTATGCCTTATCAATTTTGCATTGGTACTACATAATCCTGGTGAAAATTAGTGCTTTTTTTATAATGGggtttcaaataattcattatgAAGATACGATGAATCTAGCTTTACATACGATGTGTCTAAAAGTATACCTTTGTTCTTGCAAAGCTTTAGCTTTTGGTTTGCTTGTTCTTCTTGAAGAATTGtaacctttatatttttattaaatatgtagGAATTGTATCATGAGTTGCATGCTCTGGACAGATTTGAACAAGATTACCAGCAAAAGCTTCAGGAAGTGGATTCCTTAAATCTTCCTCGAAGAGGTTAGGCATGCAAAACCTTTTTCTCTAACCATAGACTAGTTGTTAAAGCAACTTAAGCTATACTTTTTCCACTACAGATTAATTAAAACAGGTTTTTATTTACTGTGATTTGCATTTGATTCAACAAGTGTATTTTTGAACATGTGAAGTGGGGTTATGCTGCTGCATTCTAGTGAGTTAATATTGAGTCATGTGGATTGTGGTGCCTAATGATGTGTTTATTCTTCTAGTTCTGTTAACAAGTTTCTTAACTAAtagtttatttcttttttttttctattgcaaTTGGTGTATTAACTTGATGCAGTCATTTTATTCAACAgctaatttttttcctttgaaatgTAGGAGAGACTCTTATGATTCTACACAGTGAGCTAAAACAGCAGAAAAAGCTTGTCAAGAGCTTGCAAAAGAAATCTCTATGGTCTAGAAAATTAGAGGAGGTATATGATTATGAGCTTTAACTGTTAACGAAGTTAAGCTGCATTTGTTTCTCCTGCTGTTGAATGGAAGAGTGTTATTCATTTCTACCAATTAAAACAGCTCCTTGTTCTTCCTTTTTCCCCAACAAAGTACTTATTTTActagtttttcttatttttccttttaagtcATCAATGATTTGATTGTAGACTCCACTTCCCGATGTTATTAGCAATTCTAATTTGGGATGAATTGTGATCAAATTATTCGGTTTAGAAAGTTTTTGACACTTTGTGGTCTTCCATATCTAAATTGAATTCTAATTGCAGATCATGGAAAAGCTTGTTGATAGTGCCACCTATATGCATCAAGCAATCTTGGAAGCATTTCAAAATAGTGGTACAGGCCTCTAAGAAAATCAAGGAACATTTGAATTTCTAATTATGATGTACATACATATGAGATGAATGCATGATCTTATCAGTATATCTCCTTATTCGTACTTTCAGAAACTTCCTTAGTCAAAATTACAACTGCTGGTAACCAAAAGAATTCAGTTTCTGTTGGATTTCATCTCTTTagatttttcttgctttctatcattttcatattttctgcTTACAAAATAATGGCTTTAAGTCTACAGCTTTCTAGTTGTAGAATAAACATTTTGTCTTATAGTTCCTTTTGAAACTGAATTTAATTATGATTCTGCTGCAGCCTGTCCTTCTAGGTATACTCTATTAGGTTGTGGTAGTTTCACAAAATTTCAATGAGTGCCAAGTGTCAACAAAAATTTCTAAAGGAAAACATAGATCCATGGTACAGAGTGAATGGTTGGGCACTGTTATATGGTGGTGAATTTTCTGCATAAAAGTGTTGTACTGCAAAATCCTTTCTTATAGCTCTATGATATTGTGACACTGATGCAACAAACTAGCTGTTATATGAAATTTGCTGTTAACCTTTTTGGCTGTTGAGAATTGGGtatgtatgtgatttttgtTGTCTTCAACAAATGCCTTTAAATGATTGGAGTTGACTTGTTGCAGGTAAGACAATGGTGATTAATGAACCCAGAACAATCCATCAAAGTCTCGGAGCAGCTGGACTTGCACTACACTATGCTAACATAATCAATCAGATCGATAAtattgtaagtttttttttgtcattgtgATCACATGCTTACCATGAAGCAATTTTCcagattgaaaaattaatttaatatgtcATCAGGCGTCTCGCCCTACCCATCTTCCTCCTAATACAAGGGACACATTATATCAGGGATTGCCAAACAGTGTCAAGACAACTCTGCGTTCGCGGTTGCAGATTGTTGATGTGAAGGAAGAGGTTTGTTCACTATAAACTCCATTTTTTATGGTAGTCAACTGCAGTTCTTCCTTTTGCTTGATGTTTATTGTTGTTGGCGCATGAGAAAGATGTCTATGTCATTATCACTGTTACCATCTGTACATGATTGCATGGTGGCTATTGTACCTTCTGCAGCTCTCAGCTTTTCAAGTGAAAGGAGAAATGGAAAAGGTTCTTCATTGGCTAGTTCCAGTTGCCACAAATACAACCAAGTATGTCAGATTAGTTTGTTTCCCTGAATGATATTCCTCCTAACTACGACATATATGTTTGAAGTTTATCATGTATGAAGTGAAGCAAAGTTTTCACTTCCTTGTTACCATTGTCTCTGATATTTTAACAATATATGCTGCTACTATATTTCATTGATATTGCTTCTCCTTTTGTTGCAAATCACAAAAGAATGCACCAAGGTTTCGGCTGGGTTGGTGAATGGGCAAACACTGGGTCAGTTGAAGGCTCTCTCTCCCTCCATATCTGTATATATGTTAGTGCACAGGATACACAGCAACAGCAGACTgagatttagtttattttcttcttgtttgacAGTCATGAGTTCGGCAAAAGTGCAACCACAAACAACAATCCAATTCGCTTACAGACACTCTATCATGCGGACAAACAGAAAACGGAGAAATTCATCCTTGAATTGTTGATATTGCTTCATCGTTTGATCAACATGTTGAGACATAGAGATCATGGATTTCAGCCTCAGCCGACTAGTTCCCCAATCAACAAGGAAACGGCTTTACTCTCTAATATGCAGCGGACTGGATCTCTCAACAATGGTGCTAAAATCCAGTGGATTCAGATTTCTCAAGAGGAAAGAAATTTGCTAGACAAAGTCAATGGGAGAAGAATAATTCCAGGAATAAGTAAAAGTCAAGAATTTGTTACAGCCAACAAGAAAAGTCAAGTTTTTGCATTGAGCAAAAGCATGGGGAACTCTCCTAACAACAGGGAATTCGGAGTGAGACACAGCTTAGACTTGGATGTTGTGGATGGGTTAAATTCCAGGCTATGAGCTTTTGTTTTTCGATTAAATCCATTTGAGGgccttgatttttttttttttggttcattttattgtatatataaatcttatagATTATAGTCTCTTGTTTATATACTCCATGGATGGTGGTATATATACTATAAAGgtgataatgataatgaaattattatatgtaaatgTTTCAACTTTAGTTGGGTGACACTTTTTCATCTCTGAAATCCATTAGCAGTGCTAATGATTTAGCAGTTTCAATCAtcattcaaaataaacaaagcTTTTAGTTACATGATATTTGTTGAAATTGGCAACCCCTTCAATTATATAGTCTGATGTACACAACACAGGTTTTGTTGCCTAATCAGTGGGCGTAAGCTATTTAAGTAGACTCATGAAATGgctattttaaaacatttcttATTTACTCTGATATAGCTCAGTTTTGAATGAAACAAGATAAATAATGACACattctttttttcattgttcGTGTGTgcttgtttattttattgattttacaaACTCTCTAGTTCGTTCAGTGTTTAGCTGGAACAAAGACCGTTACGCtttgcaaaatataaaatctaagaTGAAATGTTACTTGAGTTGAGATTATCTTCCAATGCTAAAAGCTTCACCGATTGAATTGAACTGGGGAAGGAAGTGTGTGGATGATCTAGCAGTGGTCTCTGTACTGTCTTCAACCTCATTATATTTTGATAAGTCAAAGTTGTGAGCTGATGATCAGACTGACTCCATTTATTCACATAAACTCAATATGCATACTGCATACACCAACTGCTCCTACTTGAGTTTAAAAAACAGTTGCAACAACTTCATTCATCAATATAAAACTGTTTGTGCTAGCACATACTCGTGCATTCATTAGAATCATCCCAATGGAAATCTTCAAGTCTCACAAATCATGCCTGGTTCTCTTTCTTCTTATCATTCACTGTTCCTCTGCTGTGTCCCCATCTGGAACAACAATTGAAGGAGCCACGGCACAGCAAGAAGAGCCAAATGCCCCTTCACAGGACGGTGGAAATATTCCCCTCATAGCTTCTCCTCCATTTCCTACTCTTATTAACAGAAATTCCCCTTCAACACAACAGCCGCAGCCGCTTTACCAACAGCTTAACTACCCACAACCTATCTCTGGGCTAGCACAGCCATTTTCTTCTATAAACCAGCCATTCTTGGGGGTTAATCTGCCATATTCTACATTTAATCAGCCATTTGGAGAAAGTAACCAGCAAGGCTTAGCAGATAATACTGCATTTCACAATGGAGCTTCAAAAGAGAAGAGGCTCGTTGTAGGAGTTGCTGTGGTTTCTTTGGCTAGTATATTGGCTACCCTTGAATTTATTGGGTAGGATTTGTGATGAATGATCAACTGTATCCTATTAGTCCATTTGTTTGCCACTGGTTTTGGACATGTTGTATATGTCATGCTAATTCATTATCAATGAAACCACCTATCCAATAATACATATCGGCCACAATGTGATGGCAGGCAGCCGGATCAATTTGTCCAATCTTAACAATTGACTGAGTCAATCGCATCAAAACAAtacattgttttaatttttatttaatcccactaagaaaattaaaaaaaaattgaaattattaaaactaacttGAAATTCTAACAATTGAAACTAAGAGTATATACATCATACCACCAAACTTCTTAGTTTAAaggtttttattaataattaagattgcGAATAAATTAAACCGAATTAGTATTGACTCAAATGAAACCATGGGCTCAAATTTTATTGACGACTAACTCATTGACACTTGTATCAATTTGACTTATCAACCCAGAAATTACTAGCTAACAGGCCCCACAGTTTGAAAACATTGATCAGAAGTCACAGCTTCGCAAGATAATCAAATATCAACCAGTAAACAGTTTGTCTTGTTGAGAAGACtactacaaaaattaaaactggGATTTAAAATTCCTTCAAGGTAGGGATCAGATTGGTAAAGATGGGAGTGCCCAAGTTGTCAAAACGAGGGGGGGTGGGTGTGGCGTGGTGGGCGTGGGCGTGGGCGTGGGCGCAGGCGCAAACACCTATCTCGCAAAGTAATAGCGAGCAATGACTATTCATCATATCCCCGTTAAATTGCCTAAAGGATCATATTTTTCTCACATTTCGTGCCAGCTCTTTATAGTCACATCTCAAACCATTCTTTGGTTTCTTCACGATGTAGGATCTACACTATACACGTTGTTCCTTTCCACAATCGTAAGAATACAAGTAATTATCGTCATGGAAGTAGAAGAATGATCCAAATA
This is a stretch of genomic DNA from Mangifera indica cultivar Alphonso chromosome 11, CATAS_Mindica_2.1, whole genome shotgun sequence. It encodes these proteins:
- the LOC123230080 gene encoding protein PSK SIMULATOR 2 → MGGVCSGGTKHINTKSIQKVSKFFEKQKLAKGSEQIENNRDSNANAHAVVKRRQGYTFCELPIPFSRELLPSTPAKMATKVYQKNSFLGRAGIIGLERTIDVLDTLGSSMSTLNSRSGFVSGISSRGSKISILAFEVANTISKGAKLFQSLAEKNIQVLKKEILHSEGVQQLVSTNMKELLSIAAADKREELDVFLQEVIRFGNLCKDPQWHNLDRYFSSLDSENINHKQLKVEAQLRMQELTTLAQNTSELYHELHALDRFEQDYQQKLQEVDSLNLPRRGETLMILHSELKQQKKLVKSLQKKSLWSRKLEEIMEKLVDSATYMHQAILEAFQNSGKTMVINEPRTIHQSLGAAGLALHYANIINQIDNIASRPTHLPPNTRDTLYQGLPNSVKTTLRSRLQIVDVKEELSAFQVKGEMEKVLHWLVPVATNTTKMHQGFGWVGEWANTGHEFGKSATTNNNPIRLQTLYHADKQKTEKFILELLILLHRLINMLRHRDHGFQPQPTSSPINKETALLSNMQRTGSLNNGAKIQWIQISQEERNLLDKVNGRRIIPGISKSQEFVTANKKSQVFALSKSMGNSPNNREFGVRHSLDLDVVDGLNSRL